In the genome of Amaranthus tricolor cultivar Red isolate AtriRed21 chromosome 15, ASM2621246v1, whole genome shotgun sequence, one region contains:
- the LOC130801415 gene encoding uncharacterized protein LOC130801415 has protein sequence MTSHSYSLDSQSKSSDLAAKFFDANSPTQIVAAIAAVESHLTTHSADQNRHFFSIAFPAFLCKFFGFDVSSSSSSSSPKPPSPSGWIDTVSLLNDSDLAGKLFNLLSPHGTLINSIMAVDRLSLVKFVFPAERLPEWVRFLLSNERDCRMLSDLCPLFKGRIKEDEVKGNFQVHLNVFEYFIFWFAYYPVCRGNSEIAGTISVRSSRKSKLENWSISIPVISSSGKRMSEQKSNCNLYMKLLYAYLRAFVPIDDLNAHHQPYRSSLLHYSSSYDDSVVLRAEFFVESLVHYWLVDNDLSPLAVNVCKSFGLSFPFRSVLGVTPPASGLGEVVKLLVNYLNLNSIELAGWSKQVEYGGSPSYKLSSSDFGKSMEVQFVLPSLPSGGSWNSYIQRPVYRFLLRTFLYCPMGSSMKNISDVFSVWISYIEPWKLIKEELIELDAMTDASKRNLDKDGGDSNQRQYSITWQGYVLSNYLFYTSLAMHFIGFAHKFLHTDAETIVRMTSRVIDILTSSKELLELLKNVDTIFHSKTAAGSGKSAPSNLNKFIPQIREQLEDWEDGLSENDADGSFLHENWNKDLKLFDNGEDGGSQLLQLFILRAETELQAISGDNLANNLQYLQSLKEKLRCLFGDHVSKQPSLSPRTEQHQYFRDELFKPRKLGKGSIANGDYKGDSLRRPISDYEVAWLAKLLIHLSVWLNETLGLNHSEVGVSCPYVEIQTNAVNEYGLSEFLKVVMCSIVSWVIAMRLAISRLMIRHGLKVNLRVFASKKFVSMVFILALFNMLKRAMRSFW, from the exons ATGACGTCACATTCCTACTCTCTTGATTCTCAATCGAAATCTTCCGACCTTGCGGCAAAATTCTTCGACGCCAATTCTCCGACTCAAATCGTCGCCGCAATCGCCGCCGTCGAATCTCACCTCACTACTCATTCCGCTGATCAAAATCGCCATTTTTTCTCCATCGCTTTTCCGGCTTTTCTCTGTAagttctttggctttgatgtttcttcttcgtcttcatcttcttctcctAAACCGCCTTCTCCTTCCGGTTGGATCGATACAGTGTCGTTGTTGAACGATTCCGACCTCGCTGGTAAACTATTCAACCTTTTGTCTCCTCATGGAACCCTAATTAACTCGATTATGGCTGTTGATCGATTATCTCTTGTTAAATTTGTGTTTCCGGCTGAAAGGTTACCTGAGTGGGTTAGGTTTTTGCTTTCTAATGAGAGAGATTGTCGAATGTTATCTGATTTGTGTCCGTTGTTTAAAGGTAGGATTAAAGAGGATGAAGTTAAAGGGAATTTTCAAGTTCATTTGAATGtttttgagtattttatattttggtttGCTTATTATCCTGTTTGTAGAGGTAATTCTGAAATTGCTGGAACTATTTCTGTTAGAAGTAGTAGGAAGTCTAAGCTGGAGAATTGGTCGATATCCATTCCGGTGATTTCCAGTAGTGGTAAACGCATGTCGGAGCAGAAGagtaattgtaatttgtatatgAAGCTTTTGTATGCATATCTTCGTGCTTTTGTCCCTATCGATGATTTAAATGCACATCATCAACCTTACCGTAGTTCGCTTCTTCATTACTCGTCTAGTTATGATGATTCTGTTGTTCTTCGTGCGGAGTTCTTTGTTGAGAGTTTGGTTCATTATTGGTTGGTTGATAATGATTTGTCGCCTTTGGCTGTGAATGTGTGTAAATCATTTGGATTGTCTTTTCCGTTTCGGTCAGTGTTGGGAGTGACCCCTCCAGCTTCAGGGTTGGGAGAGGTGGTGAAGTTGCTGGTGAACTACTTGAATTTGAACTCTATAGAGTTGGCAGGTTGGTCGAAGCAAGTTGAGTATGGTGGTAGTCCATCATACAAGTTGAGTTCGAGTGATTTTGGGAAATCTATGGAGGTTCAGTTTGTTTTGCCTAGTTTGCCATCTGGTGGTTCCTGGAACTCCTATATCCAAAGGCCGGTGTATAGGTTCCTTCTACGGACATTTTTGTATTGTCCTATGGGGTCTTCTATGAAGAATATTTCCGACGTCTTTTCTGTTTGGATTAGTTACATTGAACCATGGAAGCTCATCAAGGAAGAACTCATAGAGCTTGATGCAATGACAGATGCTTCCAAGAGGAATCTGGACAAAGACGGTGGTGACTCCAACCAGCGACAATATTCAATCACTTGGCAAGGCTATGTGCTGTCCAATTATCTGTTCTACACGTCACTGGCTATGCATTTTATTGGTTTTGCTCACAAGTTTCTTCATACTGATGCTGAAACAATTGTCCGAATGACATCAAGG GTGATCGACATATTAACATCTTCGAAAGAGTTGCTGGAACTCTTAAAGAACGTTGACACCATTTTTCATTCAAAAACTGCTGCTGGGTCTGGTAAATCAGCACCGAGtaatttgaataaatttatTCCACAGATACGTGAGCAACTAGAG GATTGGGAGGATGGCTTAAGTGAGAATGATGCAGATGGTTCCTTCTTACATGAGAACTGGAACAAAGACCTTAAGCTCTTTGATAATGGTGAGGATGGTGGCTCTCAGCTGCTTCAG CTGTTCATCTTGCGGGCAGAGACAGAGCTTCAGGCAATCTCAGGTGATAATCTTGCGAACAACCTCCAGTACTTACAATCATTGAAAGAAAAGTTGCGCTGTTTATTTGGTGATCACGTCTCGAAGCAGCCTTCTTTGTCTCCAAGAACAGAGCAGCATCAATACTTCCGTGATGAGCTATTTAAACCTAGGAAGCTTGGAAAAGGTTCAATTGCCAATGGCGACTACAAAGGTGATTCTTTAAGGCGACCAATATCAGATTATGAAGTTGCTTGGCTTGCAAAGCTTCTGATCCACTTATCAGTCTGGCTAAATGAAACTCTAGGGCTAAATCATAGTGAAGTTGGTGTTAGTTGCCCTTATGTGGAAATACAAACTAATGCGGTTAATGAGTATGGTTTGTCTGAGTTCTTGAAAGTTGTTATGTGTTCCATTGTCTCTTGGGTTATAGCTATGCGCTTGGCTATATCAAGGTTGATGATAAGACATGGACTGAAGGTGAACCTCAGGGTCTTTGCCTCCAAGAAGTTTGTATCGATGGTGTTTATTCTCGCCTTGTTTAACATGCTGAAGAGGGCTATGAGGTCATTTTGGTAA